A genomic window from Brassica oleracea var. oleracea cultivar TO1000 chromosome C8, BOL, whole genome shotgun sequence includes:
- the LOC106312127 gene encoding SNF2 domain-containing protein CLASSY 1-like isoform X1, whose protein sequence is MQKEREKKLHTARDSERVCVWRRLYVTENMKRKRYYQLNHTFDPCPFEVFCSGTWKAVEYLRVESGSMTMRLFENGHVLDDVKPFQRLRLRSRKATTIDCTTFLRHGVDVCVLYQKDEVTPEHDLEPVWVDAKIVSIERKPHEPECLCEFYVSIYIDQGCISSEKHRMNRASVVMGLDQISILQKFPKEQSVDRFYRWRYSEDSASLVKTRLTLGKFMPDLSWLLVTSVLKNTVFHIKTIQNKMVYLIMTDEECSSSSCLSAMNITVEDGVYLSKVVTFNPDEDDTTLALDYVHVEEEEESEEEEEVMELRRSKRRNMRPERYGFSGVQPDSKDGWVRLMPYKYSTWTDDEEDDDEDSNDDRDSDDDLYLPLSHFFGKESNTKGFSKRKESEIVLVDKTARKKKMMMKMKKRDGSGRSRELSVIPFTPVFDPIPLEQFGFNANSLCSGGFSGSNLIDEMDRYRSKPSKYGKKKMLSEMDEMESDLGWIDNMSKSSVQKRTGSHSRTRSGYGKTGHSDEPQIFKRRTLSAGAYNKLIESYMSNIDSTIAAKKETNSVVEQWEALKNPTSTTVEDEDGSSEDDDSEGETSENEMLWREMELCMASSYILDDSELRVDNEAFQKATSGCEHDYELNEEIGMCCKLCGHVGSEIRDVSAPFARQKKWTTEAKHINEEDIDTNVKQDGDEGRSFTMPVATLEVPSPEESENVWSLIPQLRRKLHMHQKKAFEFLWRNLAGSVVPSMMDPSSDKIGGCVVSHTPGAGKTFLIIAFLASYLKIFPGKRPLVLAPKTTLYTWYKEFIKWEIPVPVHLIHGRRTYCVAKENKIQFKGIPKPSQDVSHVIDCLDKIQKWHAQPSVLVMGYTSFLTLMREDSKFAHRKYMAKVLRESPGLLVLDEGHNPRSTKSRLRKALMKVDTDLRVLLSGTLFQNNFCEYFNTLCLARPKFIHEVLMELDEKFNTNQTVQKAPHLIENRARKFFLDIIAKKIDTKVGDERLQGLNMLRNMTSGFIDNYEGSGSGSGDVLPGLQIYTLLMNSTDLQHKTLTKLQTVMSTYHGYPLELELLITLAAIHPWLVKTSTCCAKFFNPEELFEIEKLKHDAKKGSKVMFVLNLVFRVVKREKILIFCHNIAPIRLFLELFENVFRWKRGREILTLTGDLELFDRGRVIDKFEEHGGPSRVLLASITACAEGISLTAASRVIMLDSEWNPSKTKQAIARAFRPGQQKVVHVYQLLSRGTLEEDKYRRTTWKEWVSSMIFSEEFVEDPSQWQAEKIEDDVLREIVEEDKVKSFHMIMKNEKASTG, encoded by the exons ATGCAAAAAGAGAGAGAGAAAAAGTTACACACTGCCCGAGATTCTGAGCGAGTGTGTGTGTG GAGGAGATTGTATGTGACTGAAAACATGAAGAGAAAGCGTTACTATCAGTTGAACCATACGTTTGATCCATGTC CTTTCGAGGTGTTCTGTTCAGGGACATGGAAGGCAGTGGAGTACTTAAGAGTCGAGAGTGGATCGATGACCATGCGACTTTTTGAGAACGGGCATGTATTGGATGATGTAAAACCTTTCCAAAGGCTTCGTCTTAGATCAAGAAAGGCCACTACTATCGACTGCACCACTTTTCTACGGCACGGTGTTGATGTTTGTGTTCTCTATCAGAAAGATGAAGTGACTCCAGAGCATGACTTGGAGCCG GTATGGGTTGATGCAAAGATTGTATCCATAGAGAGGAAGCCTCATGAACCTGAGTGCTTGTGTGAGTTCTACGTCAGCATCTATATAGACCAAGGCTGCATCAGTTCGGAGAAGCATAGGATGAATAGAGCTTCTGTGGTCATGGGACTGGACCAAATCTCCATTCTCCAAAAGTTTCCAAAGGAACAAAGCGTGGACCGGTTCTACAGATGGAGATACTCCGAGGACAGTGCATCACTAGTGAAAACAAGGCTTACACTCGGCAAGTTCATGCCTGATCTTTCTTGGCTTCTTGTTACATCAGTCTTGAAAAACACTGTGTTCCATATCAAAACTATCCAAAACAAGATGGTGTATCTGATTATGACGGATGAAGAGTGTAGTAGTAGTTCTTGTTTGAGTGCAATGAATATAACGGTGGAAGATGGAGTTTACTTGTCAAAGGTGGTTACATTCAATCCAGATGAGGATGATACTACTCTTGCTCTGGATTATGTTCATGTAGAGGAGGAGGAGGAAAGTGAAGAAGAGGAGGAGGTGATGGAGCTGCGACGATCCAAGAGAAGAAACATGAGGCCTGAAAGATATGGTTTCTCTGGGGTTCAGCCAGATTCAAAGGATGGATGGGTAAGGCTTATGCCATATAAGTACAGCACATGGACTGATGACGAAGAAGATGATGATGAAGATAGTAATGATGATAGAGATTCAGATGATGATTTGTACTTACCCTTATCACACTTCTTTGGGAAAGAGAGCAACACAAAGGGATTCAGTAAACGTAAGGAAAGTGAGATTGTTTTGGTAGACAAAACAGCGAGGAAGAAGAAGATGATGATGAAGATGAAGAAAAGAGATGGAAGTGGTCGAAGCCGCGAGCTCTCAGTAATCCCCTTCACTCCAGTGTTTGACCCTATACCATTGGAACAGTTTGGTTTCAATGCAAACAGTTTATGTAGTGGTGGATTCTCTGGAAGCAATTTGATAGATGAGATGGATAGGTATCGTAGTAAACCTTCTAAATACGGTAAGAAGAAGATGTTGTCTGAAATGGATGAGATGGAATCTGACTTGGGTTGGATTGACAACATGAGCAAGTCCTCGGTCCAAAAAAGAACAGGATCACACTCCCGGACAAGGTCCGGTTATGGGAAAACCGGACATTCTGATGAACCGCAGATATTTAAGAGGAGAACATTGAGCGCAGGTGCTTATAACAAGCTGATAGAATCATACATGAGTAATATTGACTCCACAATTGCAGCCAAGAAGGAGACAAACAGTGTTGTTGAGCAATGGGAAGCGTTAAAGAACCCCACAAGCACTACAGTGGAAGATGAAGACGGGTCGAGTGAGGATGATGATAGTGAGGGAGAGACGTCAGAGAATGAGATGTTGTGGAGGGAGATGGAACTATGTATGGCTTCTTCTTACATTCTTGATGACAGTGAG TTGAGAGTGGATAATGAGGCGTTCCAGAAAGCGACAAGTGGTTGTGAACATGATTATGAACTGAATGAAGAAATAGGAATGTGTTGCAAATTATGTGGTCATGTAGGATCGGAGATAAGAGATGTTTCTGCACCTTTT GCGCGACAAAAGAAATGGACCACAGAGGCTAAGCATATCAACGAAGAAGACATTGACACTAATGTGAAACAAGACGGAGATGAGGGACGCAGTTTCACTATGCCTGTTGCTACCTTAGAGGTTCCTTCACCTGAAGAAAGCGAGAACGTTTGGTCACTAATACCACAGCTTAGGAGAAAACTTCACATGCACCAGAAGAAAGCTTTTGAGTTTCTCTGGAGAAACCTAGCTGGGTCAGTGGTTCCCTCCATGATGGATCCGAGTTCAGATAAGATAGGTGGCTGCGTGGTTTCTCATACCCCAGGAGCAGGCAAAACATTTCTCATCATAGCTTTTCTCGCAAGCTACTTGAAGATATTCCCTGGGAAGAGGCCCTTGGTTCTTGCTCCCAAAACAACATTGTACACATGGTACAAGGAGTTCATCAAATGGGAGATTCCAGTTCCCGTTCACTTGATCCATGGCCGTAGAACCTACTGTGTAGCCAAAGAGAACAAGATTCAGTTCAAAGGGATTCCAAAACCGAGCCAAGATGTTAGTCATGTTATCGACTGTTTAGACAAGATTCAGAAGTGGCATGCCCAGCCTAGTGTTCTTGTAATGGGTTACACTTCGTTCCTAACATTAATGAGAGAAGATTCCAAGTTTGCTCACAGGAAGTACATGGCTAAGGTACTGAGAGAATCTCCGGGCCTTCTGGTTCTAGACGAGGGACACAATCCGAGGAGTACCAAGTCGAGATTGCGCAAGGCTTTGATGAAAGTTGACACTGACTTGAGGGTTTTGCTGTCTGGTACATTGTTTCAGAACAACTTCTGTGAGTACTTCAACACTTTGTGCTTGGCTAGACCCAAGTTTATTCATGAGGTTCTAATGGAGTTGGACGAGAAGTTCAATACCAACCAAACTGTTCAAAAGGCGCCTCACTTGATTGAAAACAGAGCGAGGAAGTTCTTCCTTGACATTATAGCCAAGAAGATTGACACAAAAGTTGGAGACGAGCGGTTGCAAGGTCTTAACATGTTGAGGAACATGACCAGCGGTTTCATTGATAACTATGAAGGAAGTGGAAGCGGAAGTGGTGATGTTCTTCCTGGTTTGCAGATCTACACGTTGTTGATGAACTCCACAGATTTACAGCACAAGACTCTTACAAAACTTCAGACGGTGATGTCGACTTACCATGGTTATCCCCTGGAACTGGAGCTTCTCATAACCTTAGCAGCTATCCATCCTTGGCTGGTTAAAACCTCCACGTGTTGCGCCAAGTTCTTCAACCCTGAGGAGCTTTTCGAGATCGAGAAGCTCAAGCATGACGCCAAGAAAGGATCCAAAGTCATGTTTGTGCTCAACCTCGTGTTTAGGGTGGTCAAGAGGGAGAAAATCCTCATCTTCTGCCACAACATTGCGCCGATCCGCCTGTTTCTTGAGCTGTTTGAGAATGTGTTCAGGTGGAAGAGAGGGAGAGAGATCCTTACCTTAACAGGGGATCTTGAGCTGTTTGACAGAGGCAGAGTGATAGACAAATTTGAAGAGCATGGAGGTCCTTCTCGTGTTCTGCTGGCTTCAATCACAGCCTGTGCAGAAGGGATCAGTCTAACTGCTGCTTCGAGGGTGATCATGCTTGACTCGGAGTGGAATCCTTCCAAGACAAAGCAAGCAATAGCACGCGCGTTCAGACCAGGACAGCAGAAAGTGGTGCACGTTTACCAGCTCTTATCCAGAGGAACACTTGAGGAAGACAAATACAGGAGGACGACGTGGAAAGAGTGGGTCTCAAGTATGATTTTCAGCGAAGAATTTGTAGAGGACCCGTCACAATGGCAAGCTGAAAAGATTGAAGACGATGTTCTCAGAGAGATCGTAGAGGAAGACAAAGTCAAATCCTTCCATATGATCATGAAGAACGAGAAAGCTTCAACTGGTTGA
- the LOC106312127 gene encoding SNF2 domain-containing protein CLASSY 1-like isoform X2: MSYVLFLFDSLFRKDLGCRRRLYVTENMKRKRYYQLNHTFDPCPFEVFCSGTWKAVEYLRVESGSMTMRLFENGHVLDDVKPFQRLRLRSRKATTIDCTTFLRHGVDVCVLYQKDEVTPEHDLEPVWVDAKIVSIERKPHEPECLCEFYVSIYIDQGCISSEKHRMNRASVVMGLDQISILQKFPKEQSVDRFYRWRYSEDSASLVKTRLTLGKFMPDLSWLLVTSVLKNTVFHIKTIQNKMVYLIMTDEECSSSSCLSAMNITVEDGVYLSKVVTFNPDEDDTTLALDYVHVEEEEESEEEEEVMELRRSKRRNMRPERYGFSGVQPDSKDGWVRLMPYKYSTWTDDEEDDDEDSNDDRDSDDDLYLPLSHFFGKESNTKGFSKRKESEIVLVDKTARKKKMMMKMKKRDGSGRSRELSVIPFTPVFDPIPLEQFGFNANSLCSGGFSGSNLIDEMDRYRSKPSKYGKKKMLSEMDEMESDLGWIDNMSKSSVQKRTGSHSRTRSGYGKTGHSDEPQIFKRRTLSAGAYNKLIESYMSNIDSTIAAKKETNSVVEQWEALKNPTSTTVEDEDGSSEDDDSEGETSENEMLWREMELCMASSYILDDSELRVDNEAFQKATSGCEHDYELNEEIGMCCKLCGHVGSEIRDVSAPFARQKKWTTEAKHINEEDIDTNVKQDGDEGRSFTMPVATLEVPSPEESENVWSLIPQLRRKLHMHQKKAFEFLWRNLAGSVVPSMMDPSSDKIGGCVVSHTPGAGKTFLIIAFLASYLKIFPGKRPLVLAPKTTLYTWYKEFIKWEIPVPVHLIHGRRTYCVAKENKIQFKGIPKPSQDVSHVIDCLDKIQKWHAQPSVLVMGYTSFLTLMREDSKFAHRKYMAKVLRESPGLLVLDEGHNPRSTKSRLRKALMKVDTDLRVLLSGTLFQNNFCEYFNTLCLARPKFIHEVLMELDEKFNTNQTVQKAPHLIENRARKFFLDIIAKKIDTKVGDERLQGLNMLRNMTSGFIDNYEGSGSGSGDVLPGLQIYTLLMNSTDLQHKTLTKLQTVMSTYHGYPLELELLITLAAIHPWLVKTSTCCAKFFNPEELFEIEKLKHDAKKGSKVMFVLNLVFRVVKREKILIFCHNIAPIRLFLELFENVFRWKRGREILTLTGDLELFDRGRVIDKFEEHGGPSRVLLASITACAEGISLTAASRVIMLDSEWNPSKTKQAIARAFRPGQQKVVHVYQLLSRGTLEEDKYRRTTWKEWVSSMIFSEEFVEDPSQWQAEKIEDDVLREIVEEDKVKSFHMIMKNEKASTG; the protein is encoded by the exons ATGTCATATGTTCTGTTTCTTTTTGACTCTCTGTTCCGGAAAGATCTTGGG TGCAGGAGGAGATTGTATGTGACTGAAAACATGAAGAGAAAGCGTTACTATCAGTTGAACCATACGTTTGATCCATGTC CTTTCGAGGTGTTCTGTTCAGGGACATGGAAGGCAGTGGAGTACTTAAGAGTCGAGAGTGGATCGATGACCATGCGACTTTTTGAGAACGGGCATGTATTGGATGATGTAAAACCTTTCCAAAGGCTTCGTCTTAGATCAAGAAAGGCCACTACTATCGACTGCACCACTTTTCTACGGCACGGTGTTGATGTTTGTGTTCTCTATCAGAAAGATGAAGTGACTCCAGAGCATGACTTGGAGCCG GTATGGGTTGATGCAAAGATTGTATCCATAGAGAGGAAGCCTCATGAACCTGAGTGCTTGTGTGAGTTCTACGTCAGCATCTATATAGACCAAGGCTGCATCAGTTCGGAGAAGCATAGGATGAATAGAGCTTCTGTGGTCATGGGACTGGACCAAATCTCCATTCTCCAAAAGTTTCCAAAGGAACAAAGCGTGGACCGGTTCTACAGATGGAGATACTCCGAGGACAGTGCATCACTAGTGAAAACAAGGCTTACACTCGGCAAGTTCATGCCTGATCTTTCTTGGCTTCTTGTTACATCAGTCTTGAAAAACACTGTGTTCCATATCAAAACTATCCAAAACAAGATGGTGTATCTGATTATGACGGATGAAGAGTGTAGTAGTAGTTCTTGTTTGAGTGCAATGAATATAACGGTGGAAGATGGAGTTTACTTGTCAAAGGTGGTTACATTCAATCCAGATGAGGATGATACTACTCTTGCTCTGGATTATGTTCATGTAGAGGAGGAGGAGGAAAGTGAAGAAGAGGAGGAGGTGATGGAGCTGCGACGATCCAAGAGAAGAAACATGAGGCCTGAAAGATATGGTTTCTCTGGGGTTCAGCCAGATTCAAAGGATGGATGGGTAAGGCTTATGCCATATAAGTACAGCACATGGACTGATGACGAAGAAGATGATGATGAAGATAGTAATGATGATAGAGATTCAGATGATGATTTGTACTTACCCTTATCACACTTCTTTGGGAAAGAGAGCAACACAAAGGGATTCAGTAAACGTAAGGAAAGTGAGATTGTTTTGGTAGACAAAACAGCGAGGAAGAAGAAGATGATGATGAAGATGAAGAAAAGAGATGGAAGTGGTCGAAGCCGCGAGCTCTCAGTAATCCCCTTCACTCCAGTGTTTGACCCTATACCATTGGAACAGTTTGGTTTCAATGCAAACAGTTTATGTAGTGGTGGATTCTCTGGAAGCAATTTGATAGATGAGATGGATAGGTATCGTAGTAAACCTTCTAAATACGGTAAGAAGAAGATGTTGTCTGAAATGGATGAGATGGAATCTGACTTGGGTTGGATTGACAACATGAGCAAGTCCTCGGTCCAAAAAAGAACAGGATCACACTCCCGGACAAGGTCCGGTTATGGGAAAACCGGACATTCTGATGAACCGCAGATATTTAAGAGGAGAACATTGAGCGCAGGTGCTTATAACAAGCTGATAGAATCATACATGAGTAATATTGACTCCACAATTGCAGCCAAGAAGGAGACAAACAGTGTTGTTGAGCAATGGGAAGCGTTAAAGAACCCCACAAGCACTACAGTGGAAGATGAAGACGGGTCGAGTGAGGATGATGATAGTGAGGGAGAGACGTCAGAGAATGAGATGTTGTGGAGGGAGATGGAACTATGTATGGCTTCTTCTTACATTCTTGATGACAGTGAG TTGAGAGTGGATAATGAGGCGTTCCAGAAAGCGACAAGTGGTTGTGAACATGATTATGAACTGAATGAAGAAATAGGAATGTGTTGCAAATTATGTGGTCATGTAGGATCGGAGATAAGAGATGTTTCTGCACCTTTT GCGCGACAAAAGAAATGGACCACAGAGGCTAAGCATATCAACGAAGAAGACATTGACACTAATGTGAAACAAGACGGAGATGAGGGACGCAGTTTCACTATGCCTGTTGCTACCTTAGAGGTTCCTTCACCTGAAGAAAGCGAGAACGTTTGGTCACTAATACCACAGCTTAGGAGAAAACTTCACATGCACCAGAAGAAAGCTTTTGAGTTTCTCTGGAGAAACCTAGCTGGGTCAGTGGTTCCCTCCATGATGGATCCGAGTTCAGATAAGATAGGTGGCTGCGTGGTTTCTCATACCCCAGGAGCAGGCAAAACATTTCTCATCATAGCTTTTCTCGCAAGCTACTTGAAGATATTCCCTGGGAAGAGGCCCTTGGTTCTTGCTCCCAAAACAACATTGTACACATGGTACAAGGAGTTCATCAAATGGGAGATTCCAGTTCCCGTTCACTTGATCCATGGCCGTAGAACCTACTGTGTAGCCAAAGAGAACAAGATTCAGTTCAAAGGGATTCCAAAACCGAGCCAAGATGTTAGTCATGTTATCGACTGTTTAGACAAGATTCAGAAGTGGCATGCCCAGCCTAGTGTTCTTGTAATGGGTTACACTTCGTTCCTAACATTAATGAGAGAAGATTCCAAGTTTGCTCACAGGAAGTACATGGCTAAGGTACTGAGAGAATCTCCGGGCCTTCTGGTTCTAGACGAGGGACACAATCCGAGGAGTACCAAGTCGAGATTGCGCAAGGCTTTGATGAAAGTTGACACTGACTTGAGGGTTTTGCTGTCTGGTACATTGTTTCAGAACAACTTCTGTGAGTACTTCAACACTTTGTGCTTGGCTAGACCCAAGTTTATTCATGAGGTTCTAATGGAGTTGGACGAGAAGTTCAATACCAACCAAACTGTTCAAAAGGCGCCTCACTTGATTGAAAACAGAGCGAGGAAGTTCTTCCTTGACATTATAGCCAAGAAGATTGACACAAAAGTTGGAGACGAGCGGTTGCAAGGTCTTAACATGTTGAGGAACATGACCAGCGGTTTCATTGATAACTATGAAGGAAGTGGAAGCGGAAGTGGTGATGTTCTTCCTGGTTTGCAGATCTACACGTTGTTGATGAACTCCACAGATTTACAGCACAAGACTCTTACAAAACTTCAGACGGTGATGTCGACTTACCATGGTTATCCCCTGGAACTGGAGCTTCTCATAACCTTAGCAGCTATCCATCCTTGGCTGGTTAAAACCTCCACGTGTTGCGCCAAGTTCTTCAACCCTGAGGAGCTTTTCGAGATCGAGAAGCTCAAGCATGACGCCAAGAAAGGATCCAAAGTCATGTTTGTGCTCAACCTCGTGTTTAGGGTGGTCAAGAGGGAGAAAATCCTCATCTTCTGCCACAACATTGCGCCGATCCGCCTGTTTCTTGAGCTGTTTGAGAATGTGTTCAGGTGGAAGAGAGGGAGAGAGATCCTTACCTTAACAGGGGATCTTGAGCTGTTTGACAGAGGCAGAGTGATAGACAAATTTGAAGAGCATGGAGGTCCTTCTCGTGTTCTGCTGGCTTCAATCACAGCCTGTGCAGAAGGGATCAGTCTAACTGCTGCTTCGAGGGTGATCATGCTTGACTCGGAGTGGAATCCTTCCAAGACAAAGCAAGCAATAGCACGCGCGTTCAGACCAGGACAGCAGAAAGTGGTGCACGTTTACCAGCTCTTATCCAGAGGAACACTTGAGGAAGACAAATACAGGAGGACGACGTGGAAAGAGTGGGTCTCAAGTATGATTTTCAGCGAAGAATTTGTAGAGGACCCGTCACAATGGCAAGCTGAAAAGATTGAAGACGATGTTCTCAGAGAGATCGTAGAGGAAGACAAAGTCAAATCCTTCCATATGATCATGAAGAACGAGAAAGCTTCAACTGGTTGA